One segment of Polyangiaceae bacterium DNA contains the following:
- a CDS encoding cytochrome c oxidase subunit 3 family protein translates to MPVRAVELAEQFETIEKQEHAARLAMWVFLGSETLLFAGLFALYAAYRVMYPADFHQALAHNDTVLGTVNTVVLITSSFTVALAVHYVREDKSRLAALLLGLSVAFGMTFLVVKFVEYADHIHHHALPAGMYTMANAPPAGAVMGQTLYWFMTALHGLHVVAGMIMLGVAAIGCARRRYGRHRFIIVENSGLYWHLVDIVWIFLWPLFYLVK, encoded by the coding sequence ATGCCCGTGCGCGCAGTCGAGCTAGCTGAGCAATTCGAGACCATCGAGAAGCAGGAACATGCTGCTCGCCTTGCGATGTGGGTTTTTCTGGGAAGCGAAACGCTGCTCTTCGCTGGGCTCTTTGCCCTGTATGCGGCGTACCGCGTCATGTACCCTGCCGATTTCCACCAGGCACTTGCGCACAACGACACGGTGCTCGGAACGGTCAATACCGTCGTGCTCATCACGTCGAGTTTTACCGTGGCCCTCGCGGTGCATTACGTGCGCGAAGACAAGTCGCGTCTCGCAGCCCTCTTGCTCGGTTTGTCCGTGGCATTCGGCATGACATTTTTGGTGGTGAAATTCGTCGAGTATGCTGATCACATTCACCACCACGCGCTTCCAGCGGGAATGTACACCATGGCCAATGCCCCGCCGGCAGGCGCCGTCATGGGACAAACGCTGTATTGGTTCATGACGGCGCTGCATGGCCTGCATGTCGTCGCCGGCATGATCATGCTCGGTGTCGCGGCCATAGGATGCGCTCGGCGCCGTTATGGTCGACACCGATTCATCATCGTCGAGAACTCGGGCCTGTATTGGCACCTCGTCGACATCGTTTGGATCTTCCTCTGGCCACTGTTTTACCTGGTGAAATGA
- a CDS encoding cbb3-type cytochrome c oxidase subunit I gives MDPRGVGATHPDYMRAESGVRSWLLTKDHKRIALMFYGAVITFLMLGGIFALILRTELLTPETTIIDPMTYNQMFTLHGVTMVWLFLIPSIPAVFGNFVLPLMLGAKDLAFPRINLASFYVYVASAIIILTAMVLGGADTGWTFYVPYSSTSPTAVTWMGIGIFVNGVSSIMTALNFVVTTHTLRAQGLRWHRLPLFVWAIYGTSIIILFATPVLGLSLLLVAADHGLGLGIFDPRYGGDPVLFQHLFWFYSHPAVYIMILPSFAVISEVVCTFSQRPPASYRAIAYSSLGIAFIGFFTWGHHMFVAGMSEWDAGVFGGLSMFVAIFSAIKVFTWVATLRGGSIAFSTPMLYFLWFLFLFVFGGMTGVAVATQSLDVHWHDGYFVVAHFHFIMVGGALTAFLAAAHYWFPKMFGKLYDERVGLLTSVAVFIGFVFTFLPQFLLGNAGMPRRYYSYPPHFQWLNVLSTGGAWLLGAGLILALINLVVALKWGRRAGPNPWGSRSFEWITSSPPSKHNFDVTPIIERTPYDYHLSEEDARARSRAS, from the coding sequence ATGGACCCTCGAGGTGTCGGCGCGACGCATCCGGATTATATGCGTGCCGAAAGCGGCGTGCGATCGTGGCTGCTCACGAAAGACCACAAGCGCATTGCGCTCATGTTTTACGGCGCCGTGATCACATTCTTGATGCTCGGGGGAATCTTTGCACTCATCCTGCGCACCGAGCTGCTCACACCCGAAACCACGATCATCGATCCGATGACGTACAACCAAATGTTTACGCTCCACGGCGTCACGATGGTGTGGCTCTTCTTGATCCCATCCATTCCGGCCGTATTTGGGAACTTCGTCTTGCCGCTCATGCTGGGGGCAAAGGATCTCGCATTCCCGCGCATCAACTTGGCGAGTTTTTACGTCTATGTGGCGAGTGCCATCATCATTCTCACCGCAATGGTCCTTGGCGGTGCGGATACGGGATGGACATTCTACGTACCCTATAGCTCGACGTCGCCCACCGCCGTGACGTGGATGGGAATTGGGATCTTCGTCAATGGCGTATCGTCGATCATGACGGCGCTGAATTTCGTCGTTACGACACATACGCTTCGGGCGCAGGGATTACGCTGGCACCGGCTGCCTCTATTCGTTTGGGCCATTTATGGTACGAGCATCATCATTTTATTTGCGACGCCGGTGCTCGGTTTGTCGCTCCTGCTCGTCGCGGCCGATCACGGTTTGGGTCTCGGCATTTTCGACCCCCGCTATGGCGGCGATCCAGTGCTTTTCCAGCACCTCTTTTGGTTCTATTCGCATCCGGCCGTTTACATCATGATCCTGCCGTCGTTTGCGGTGATCAGCGAGGTGGTCTGCACCTTTTCGCAAAGGCCGCCCGCAAGTTACCGAGCCATTGCCTATTCGTCACTCGGCATCGCCTTCATCGGCTTCTTTACCTGGGGCCACCACATGTTCGTGGCGGGCATGAGCGAATGGGATGCCGGCGTTTTCGGCGGTTTGTCGATGTTCGTGGCGATCTTTTCCGCCATCAAGGTGTTTACGTGGGTCGCGACGCTACGGGGCGGATCCATTGCGTTCTCCACGCCGATGCTCTACTTCCTGTGGTTTTTGTTCCTCTTCGTGTTCGGCGGCATGACGGGCGTGGCCGTCGCAACGCAATCGCTCGACGTCCATTGGCACGACGGTTACTTCGTGGTTGCCCATTTTCACTTCATCATGGTGGGCGGCGCCCTCACGGCCTTCCTGGCCGCGGCGCATTATTGGTTCCCCAAAATGTTCGGTAAACTCTACGACGAACGCGTCGGACTCCTCACGTCCGTGGCCGTGTTCATCGGATTCGTCTTTACGTTTCTCCCGCAATTTTTGCTCGGTAATGCGGGCATGCCGCGACGCTACTACAGCTACCCGCCTCATTTCCAATGGCTGAACGTTCTATCGACCGGAGGCGCCTGGCTCTTGGGAGCGGGGCTGATCTTGGCGCTCATCAACTTGGTCGTTGCATTGAAATGGGGCCGTCGCGCTGGGCCAAACCCATGGGGCTCACGCAGCTTCGAATGGATTACGAGCTCACCACCGTCGAAACACAACTTCGACGTGACGCCAATCATCGAACGAACGCCCTACGATTACCACCTCAGCGAGGAGGATGCCCGTGCGCGCAGTCGAGCTAGCTGA
- the nrfD gene encoding polysulfide reductase NrfD yields the protein MMTTESVLIGRPSDAELSDQLLGTAWRPWRKLGWIVYLIGIAGAISLVTGITLTVTYGIGMWGNNIPVGWGFGIINFVWWIGIGHAGTFISAILLLLEQRWRTSINRFAEAMTLFAVLQAALFPVLHLGRPWLAYWIIPYPSTMQVWPQFKSALPWDAAAITTYFTVSLVFWYTGLIPDLAAARDRAPTRAKRIAYGIFALGFSGAASSYRHYRIVYGLLAGLSTPLVLSVHSIVSSDFATTLVPGWHSTIFPPFFVAGAIFSGFGMVLTLIIPVRSLFKLENVITKRHLDNLAKMLLVTSMILTYSYILEFFVAWYSGDEYEIYQFFEARLHGPGAWVFYTMIICNVLVPQVFWSKWARSSLGVLWFASILVNVGMWAERFVIIVIGLQRDYLPSAWHVFTPTPTDWSIFLGTIGFFLLLFSLFLRFVPFVPLTEVKEMKHEMSHEEGH from the coding sequence ATGATGACGACCGAAAGCGTGCTCATCGGTCGGCCCTCGGACGCCGAGCTTTCTGATCAGCTCCTCGGAACGGCCTGGCGGCCATGGCGCAAATTGGGATGGATCGTTTATCTCATTGGTATTGCCGGAGCGATCTCCTTGGTGACGGGAATTACTCTTACCGTCACATACGGCATTGGAATGTGGGGAAACAACATTCCGGTCGGCTGGGGGTTTGGCATCATCAACTTCGTCTGGTGGATTGGTATTGGCCACGCAGGCACGTTCATTTCCGCCATTCTCTTGTTACTCGAGCAGCGGTGGCGAACGAGCATCAATCGATTTGCCGAGGCCATGACGTTGTTCGCGGTTTTGCAGGCGGCGCTTTTTCCCGTCCTGCATTTGGGTCGTCCATGGCTTGCGTATTGGATCATTCCGTATCCCTCCACCATGCAAGTCTGGCCGCAGTTCAAAAGCGCTCTGCCCTGGGACGCTGCTGCGATTACGACATATTTTACGGTATCGCTCGTCTTTTGGTATACCGGATTGATTCCCGATCTCGCGGCCGCGCGCGACCGAGCTCCCACGCGCGCCAAGCGAATCGCCTACGGCATCTTCGCGCTCGGTTTTTCCGGCGCCGCGAGCTCGTATCGCCATTACCGCATCGTATACGGATTGCTCGCGGGTTTGTCCACGCCGCTCGTTTTGTCCGTCCATTCGATCGTCAGCTCGGACTTCGCCACGACGCTCGTGCCCGGCTGGCATTCGACCATTTTTCCGCCATTCTTTGTCGCCGGAGCCATTTTTTCCGGATTCGGAATGGTTCTGACGCTCATCATACCCGTGCGAAGCCTCTTCAAGCTCGAGAACGTCATCACGAAGAGACACCTCGACAACCTTGCCAAGATGCTGCTCGTGACGAGCATGATATTGACCTACTCGTACATCCTCGAATTCTTCGTCGCTTGGTACAGCGGCGATGAATATGAAATTTATCAGTTTTTCGAGGCGCGATTGCACGGTCCTGGTGCCTGGGTCTTTTACACCATGATCATCTGCAACGTGCTCGTGCCGCAAGTGTTTTGGTCGAAATGGGCACGCAGCAGCTTGGGGGTGCTCTGGTTTGCGTCGATATTGGTGAACGTCGGCATGTGGGCCGAGCGGTTCGTCATCATCGTCATTGGCCTCCAGCGTGACTATTTGCCCTCGGCGTGGCACGTCTTCACCCCGACACCGACCGATTGGTCCATTTTCCTTGGCACGATAGGGTTCTTCCTCCTTCTCTTCTCGCTCTTTCTACGCTTCGTCCCCTTCGTTCCGCTCACGGAAGTCAAAGAGATGAAGCACGAAATGTCGCATGAGGAGGGACATTGA
- a CDS encoding SCO family protein, translated as MADGADRLPPPVTPVADVEEHLGALVPPDIALQDESGKDVTTGELFGSDRPVVLVMAYYRCPMLCPILLRGVSKGLEDAGFVMGKDYRLVTVSIDPEDTPTDAKKRKETLIAKAGPDVDAGARFVVGSEKATRAVADAVGFRYGYDSSSSQYSHPAVVTVLSAGGRISRYLYGVEPSARDLRFALLEAADGKIGTIVDRVIVTCYRFDPATRRYGPYIAGFFRIGSLLILCVVGTSLGLLWRIERRRNSGKDSP; from the coding sequence ATGGCTGACGGCGCAGACCGATTGCCTCCGCCCGTTACTCCCGTGGCGGACGTGGAAGAACACCTCGGCGCGCTCGTTCCGCCCGATATCGCACTTCAGGACGAATCCGGAAAAGACGTAACGACCGGCGAGCTTTTCGGGAGCGACCGGCCCGTCGTCCTCGTCATGGCCTATTACCGTTGCCCCATGCTTTGCCCGATCTTGCTCCGCGGCGTCTCCAAAGGCCTCGAGGATGCCGGGTTTGTCATGGGCAAAGACTACCGACTCGTTACCGTCAGCATCGATCCCGAGGATACGCCGACGGACGCAAAAAAACGCAAAGAAACGTTGATTGCGAAAGCGGGGCCCGATGTCGATGCCGGGGCGCGGTTCGTCGTCGGGAGCGAAAAAGCCACCCGTGCCGTTGCGGATGCGGTTGGATTTCGTTACGGGTACGATTCTTCGAGCTCGCAATATTCCCACCCGGCCGTCGTTACGGTTCTTTCTGCAGGTGGACGAATATCGCGTTATCTCTATGGGGTCGAGCCATCGGCGCGTGACTTGCGCTTCGCATTGCTCGAAGCGGCCGATGGCAAGATTGGCACCATCGTCGATCGCGTGATCGTCACCTGTTACCGATTCGATCCTGCAACGCGCCGATATGGTCCTTACATTGCTGGCTTCTTCCGCATTGGATCATTGCTGATTCTGTGTGTCGTTGGCACCAGCCTCGGCCTGCTCTGGCGCATCGAGCGCCGGCGCAACAGCGGGAAGGATTCGCCATGA
- the coxB gene encoding cytochrome c oxidase subunit II, which translates to MNELLRRILFLPPQASTVAAEIDGLHYFVIIVTMLGAVAVTLVGGYFLIRYRRRFGRIVGTHRKPPSPIPFWTEVMVVVGLFGIFITWWVIGFRQYMRLRVAPEGALEIYVTGKQWMWKFAYPEGANSISTLYVPAGRPVKLILASRDVIHSFFVPDFRVKQDAVPGRLTTMWFEAKEPGRHDIYCTEYCGVSHSTMRGEVVVLSPADYERWLRGAAPEQQLAGQVAERPAIVGRYSPAEPISMVRQGEIAASQLGCLRCHSLDGSQHLGPTWAGMYGSTVPLAQGGTVFVDEAYITESIMDPMAKLHAGFQPIMPSYFGSMRPAESAAIVELIKSLRDVRPPPGGGLPGGIVITPNGTIEQVPEVKP; encoded by the coding sequence ATGAACGAATTGCTCCGTCGCATTTTGTTTTTGCCACCTCAAGCCTCCACCGTCGCCGCTGAAATCGACGGACTGCATTACTTCGTCATCATCGTGACGATGCTCGGAGCCGTGGCGGTGACGCTCGTCGGCGGGTATTTCCTCATTCGTTATCGAAGGCGATTTGGGCGAATCGTGGGCACCCACCGCAAACCTCCGAGCCCAATACCATTTTGGACCGAGGTGATGGTCGTCGTTGGGCTCTTCGGAATATTCATCACGTGGTGGGTGATAGGGTTTCGCCAATACATGCGCTTACGCGTCGCGCCCGAAGGAGCGCTCGAAATCTATGTCACGGGAAAACAATGGATGTGGAAATTCGCATATCCAGAGGGCGCCAATTCAATTTCGACGTTGTACGTGCCGGCGGGGCGGCCCGTCAAGCTGATCCTCGCTTCTCGGGACGTCATTCACAGCTTCTTCGTGCCCGACTTCCGAGTGAAACAAGACGCCGTTCCAGGTCGGCTCACGACAATGTGGTTCGAAGCAAAAGAACCCGGCAGGCACGATATTTATTGCACTGAATATTGTGGCGTGAGTCATTCCACGATGCGCGGCGAGGTCGTCGTCTTATCGCCAGCGGATTACGAGCGCTGGCTTCGCGGTGCGGCTCCCGAGCAGCAGTTGGCCGGCCAAGTCGCCGAGCGACCGGCCATCGTCGGCAGATACTCGCCCGCCGAGCCGATCAGTATGGTGCGTCAAGGCGAAATTGCCGCGAGTCAACTGGGCTGCTTGCGATGCCATTCCCTCGACGGCAGCCAGCATCTCGGTCCTACGTGGGCGGGGATGTACGGTTCGACCGTTCCCCTGGCCCAAGGTGGCACCGTTTTCGTGGACGAGGCGTACATCACGGAATCCATCATGGACCCCATGGCCAAGCTTCACGCGGGCTTTCAGCCAATCATGCCGAGCTATTTCGGTAGCATGCGACCTGCAGAATCAGCGGCCATCGTCGAATTGATCAAAAGCTTGCGAGACGTTCGTCCCCCGCCTGGTGGTGGGCTCCCCGGGGGAATCGTCATTACGCCCAATGGCACGATCGAGCAGGTTCCGGAGGTAAAACCATGA
- a CDS encoding cytochrome c — protein MYLMVGLAGLSLCHLGCENSGPSRDLERMVNQPYYQYYEPSEFFPDGRAMRHPPEGTMPADRIEMPEALEQGMVNGAYVDKNPVLLTPLFVQMGRNRFEVFCGSCHGVLGNGVSVVASKMTLRPPPSLVSDRIQQFPDGRIYRVITEGYGLMPTYSQELEVVERWAVVAYVRALGLHAAGVPMDRLPEPIRARAEEALK, from the coding sequence ATATACCTGATGGTGGGCCTAGCTGGGCTTTCGCTTTGCCACCTGGGATGCGAAAACTCCGGTCCCAGCCGCGATTTGGAGCGTATGGTGAATCAGCCCTATTACCAATACTACGAGCCGAGCGAATTCTTTCCTGATGGCCGCGCCATGCGTCATCCACCCGAGGGGACGATGCCCGCCGATCGCATCGAAATGCCTGAGGCCCTCGAGCAAGGCATGGTAAACGGCGCGTATGTCGACAAAAACCCGGTCTTGCTGACGCCGCTATTCGTTCAAATGGGCCGAAATCGATTCGAAGTTTTCTGCGGTTCGTGCCACGGTGTGCTCGGAAATGGCGTCAGTGTCGTCGCAAGTAAAATGACGTTGCGCCCGCCGCCGAGCCTCGTTTCGGACCGCATTCAGCAATTTCCCGATGGAAGAATTTATCGGGTGATTACGGAAGGATATGGTTTGATGCCGACGTATTCGCAAGAGCTCGAGGTCGTGGAGCGGTGGGCGGTCGTCGCGTACGTGCGAGCCCTCGGCCTTCACGCCGCTGGAGTTCCGATGGATCGCTTGCCGGAGCCCATTCGAGCTCGGGCGGAGGAAGCATTGAAATGA
- a CDS encoding DUF3341 domain-containing protein, whose translation MKAGIVAEFDTHERIVHAARELRAEGYVKVDAHTPYPMRELESALGMPRSPINWLAFAGGLMGATGAYVLQWWTSAVDYRLNVGGRPAHAAPAFVPITFEMAVLFSALTAVITLAVWSKLPALWQPVFEVQGFERASIDRFFLWISEEDVAFHPTLTPQLLFELGALRVVPAGLTEKHAWGGHT comes from the coding sequence CTGAAAGCCGGCATCGTCGCAGAATTCGATACGCACGAACGTATCGTACATGCAGCCCGCGAGCTGCGTGCCGAGGGGTACGTCAAGGTCGATGCGCACACGCCGTATCCCATGCGAGAATTGGAGAGCGCCCTTGGAATGCCGCGTTCGCCCATCAATTGGCTCGCTTTTGCAGGCGGGCTGATGGGAGCAACCGGGGCCTATGTTCTTCAATGGTGGACGAGCGCCGTCGATTATCGCCTCAATGTGGGTGGAAGGCCCGCGCATGCAGCTCCGGCTTTCGTTCCCATTACATTCGAAATGGCCGTGCTCTTCTCGGCGCTCACGGCCGTCATCACGCTCGCCGTGTGGTCGAAATTGCCCGCGCTTTGGCAGCCGGTATTCGAAGTGCAGGGGTTCGAGCGTGCGAGCATCGATCGTTTTTTCCTTTGGATATCGGAAGAGGACGTGGCTTTCCACCCGACGTTGACCCCGCAGCTCCTTTTCGAGCTCGGTGCATTGCGCGTCGTGCCCGCAGGGCTCACGGAAAAACATGCTTGGGGAGGCCACACGTGA
- a CDS encoding arginyltransferase: MTRLVQHLVESPRPCSYIPPELASLEHRIMVDVDSEELDWLLEHGYRRFGPDYFRPACSMCTACISTRIVVGEFEPSRSQRRARNRSAHLRIEVGPPRIDDQRLALYHVWHSQREVAREWAPSTLGSREYFYQFAFPHPSAREVAYYDDSAGGRLVAIGICDETPLAWSAVYCFYDPAYARLSLGTANVLTLVELAREQEKPYVYLGFRVNACPSLRYKGTFHPQEVLVGRPLDFEEPRWERRAAM, translated from the coding sequence ATGACGCGTCTCGTTCAACATCTCGTCGAATCCCCGCGCCCGTGTTCGTACATTCCACCCGAGCTCGCATCGCTCGAGCATCGCATCATGGTGGATGTCGACTCCGAAGAGCTCGACTGGTTGCTCGAGCATGGGTACCGTCGATTTGGCCCGGACTATTTTCGCCCCGCGTGCTCGATGTGCACGGCTTGCATTTCAACGCGGATCGTCGTGGGGGAATTCGAGCCGAGCCGCAGCCAGCGTCGAGCTCGCAATCGTTCGGCGCATTTACGGATCGAGGTAGGTCCGCCGCGGATCGACGACCAGCGCTTGGCGCTTTATCATGTGTGGCATTCGCAGCGCGAGGTGGCGCGCGAATGGGCACCTTCGACGCTTGGTTCACGGGAATATTTTTATCAATTTGCCTTTCCGCATCCGTCGGCGCGCGAGGTTGCGTATTATGACGACTCGGCCGGCGGGCGGCTCGTAGCGATTGGCATTTGTGATGAAACGCCGCTGGCATGGAGCGCGGTGTATTGTTTTTACGATCCGGCTTATGCGCGTTTGTCTCTCGGAACGGCCAACGTGCTCACGCTGGTCGAGCTTGCCCGAGAGCAAGAGAAGCCGTACGTGTATCTTGGTTTTCGCGTGAATGCGTGCCCATCGCTACGTTACAAGGGGACGTTTCATCCGCAGGAAGTGCTCGTCGGAAGGCCGCTCGATTTTGAAGAGCCTCGCTGGGAGCGGCGAGCGGCGATGTAG
- a CDS encoding cytochrome C oxidase subunit IV family protein encodes MIRAHVTGTKMLVSWIALLVLTFISFGISRVGLTGGAELAAALTISIVKTFIVLFIFMHLIEQRFANRLIVIVTFLFIVLLVTLTAADPMTRKTYPKTPDPSARPID; translated from the coding sequence ATGATTCGCGCGCACGTGACGGGAACCAAAATGCTGGTCTCATGGATTGCCTTGCTCGTGCTGACGTTCATATCGTTCGGCATTTCGCGTGTGGGGCTCACCGGAGGAGCCGAGCTCGCCGCAGCGCTCACGATATCCATCGTGAAGACGTTCATCGTGCTCTTCATCTTCATGCACCTCATCGAGCAGCGATTCGCCAATCGACTGATCGTCATCGTGACATTTCTGTTCATCGTCCTCTTGGTCACGCTGACCGCAGCCGATCCGATGACGAGAAAAACATATCCCAAAACGCCGGACCCGTCGGCGAGACCCATCGATTGA